In the Ipomoea triloba cultivar NCNSP0323 chromosome 6, ASM357664v1 genome, one interval contains:
- the LOC116022568 gene encoding pentatricopeptide repeat-containing protein At3g29230-like — protein MEQKLLHFLTKCRSSKQLKQTHLQIITNGFKDSNFLVPKFISQSAGLISLDYAVRAFLSVCNPTTFVCNALIKCFIGKTHKDALSTYNQMRASMISPNSFTFTFLLRCHECFDAFEDGTAVHCHIVKLGFESSVFVQNTLLDFYAKCCEDLEMARKLFEVMPERDVVSWNTMIQAYMTYGEMASAFCLFESMPERNVVTWNSVISGIVKAGDIDLAHSVFQRMPQRSDVSWNTMVSAYINSGDLRTAQAIFDDMPAKSVASWTIMVSGHSKLGDLESARRVFDQMPIKNVVSWNAMISGYVHNHMFNEALSVFHHMLIDGKCNPDQSTLISILSASAHLGCHEQGKWIHSYIKRLKFDLAVPLGNALIDMYVKCGDMENAMSVFVNMSRSCVITWTTMIYGMAVNGHCREALNLYDKMCSEGLKPDGVLFIAVLSACVHGGLLEESKRVFEQMVHKFGIKPRIEHYGCMVDLLGRAGCLEEAMSFVETMDLEPNAIIWATLLSACKIHRNGELLESLSKKIMEKEPDNPSYLTLITNLSSSVGRWQDTLNFRTATRHQGKEKLPGCSSIQIGNSVNEFLAKDTRHTQREEIYGVLVILNGHLMSSHDSERKAIMGMAFD, from the coding sequence TGTTCGCGCATTTTTAAGCGTGTGCAACCCTACTACATTCGTCTGCAATGCTTTGATCAAATGTTTCATAGGAAAGACTCACAAAGATGCCCTATCTACTTACAATCAAATGCGGGCATCCATGATTTCGCCAAACAGCTTCACGTTTACCTTCTTGTTAAGATGCCATGAGTGCTTTGACGCTTTTGAAGACGGTACAGCAGTGCACTGCCACATTGTAAAATTGGGATTTGAGTCGAGCGTGTTTGTTCAGAATACCCTTTTGGATTTTTATGCCAAGTGTTGTGAGGATTTGGAGATGGCCCGCAAACTGTTCGAGGTAATGCCTGAGAGAGATGTTGTTTCATGGAACACTATGATCCAAGCTTATATGACTTACGGAGAGATGGCATCTGCTTTCTGTTTGTTTGAGTCAATGCCTGAAAGGAATGTTGTGACGTGGAATTCAGTAATTTCTGGAATTGTGAAGGCTGGGGATATAGACTTGGCACATTCTGTTTTCCAGCGTATGCCACAAAGGAGTGATGTCTCGTGGAATACAATGGTTTCTGCATACATAAATTCGGGTGACTTGAGAACTGCACAAGCTATCTTCGATGACATGCCGGCCAAGAGTGTTGCCTCGTGGACAATAATGGTGTCAGGGCATTCTAAACTTGGTGATCTTGAATCGGCAAGGAGGGTTTTTGATCAGATGCCCATAAAAAATGTCGTCTCATGGAATGCTATGATTTCGGGGTATGTTCATAACCACATGTTCAATGAAGCTCTTTCTGTTTTTCACCATATGCTGATTGACGGGAAATGCAATCCTGATCAGTCGACGCTAATCAGTATACTATCTGCTTCTGCACACCTGGGGTGTCACGAGCAAGGAAAATGGATACACTCTTATATAAAAAGACTCAAGTTTGACTTGGCAGTTCCCCTAGGGAATGCTTTAATAGATATGTATGTGAAATGTGGAGACATGGAAAACGCAATGTCAGTTTTTGTGAATATGAGTAGGAGTTGCGTTATTACTTGGACTACGATGATTTATGGGATGGCTGTCAATGGACATTGCAGAGAAGCCTTAAATCTGTACGATAAGATGTGTTCAGAAGGATTAAAACCGGATGGTGTTCTATTCATTGCTGTCCTTTCAGCATGTGTTCATGGAGGGCTGTTAGAAGAGAGCAAAAGGGTGTTTGAACAGATGGTTCATAAGTTTGGAATCAAACCAAGAATTGAGCATTATGGCTGCATGGTTGATCTTCTTGGTCGAGCCGGCTGCTTAGAAGAAGCAATGAGTTTTGTCGAAACAATGGATTTGGAACCTAATGCCATAATCTGGGCTACATTACTCTCTGCTTGTAAAATTCATAGAAACGGGGAACTGTTAGAGTCCTTATCGAAGAAGATTATGGAGAAAGAGCCCGATAATCCTAGTTACTTAACATTGATTACAAACTTGAGCTCATCAGTTGGGCGGTGGCAAGACACGTTGAACTTCAGGACGGCAACAAGACATCAGGGAAAGGAAAAGTTGCCTGGTTGCAGCTCGATTCAAATCGGGAATAGTGTAAACGAGTTCTTAGCAAAGGATACAAGGCATACACAAAGAGAGGAGATCTATGGAGTCTTGGTTATTTTAAATGGGCACTTGATGTCATCACATGACAGTGAAAGAAAGGCAATAATGGGCATGGCTTTTGATTGA
- the LOC116022602 gene encoding bidirectional sugar transporter SWEET1-like, translating into MAIVKALHTTFGVFGNITGLFLFLAPVITFKRVIKKRSTEEFSGIPYVMTLLNCLLSTWYGLPLVSPNNTLVSIINGTGAGLEAIYVLIFLIFAPKREKAKISGLLALVLSIFSAVALVSLLALHAHARKIFCGFAAAIFSIIMYGSPLSIMMMVIRTKSVEFMPFFLSLFVFLCGTSWFVYGLLGKDPFIAVPNGVGSMLGMVQLMLYAIYRGNKGEGKKANNSVEMGNGNKVNGQDGTA; encoded by the exons ATGGCGATTGTCAAAGCTCTTCACACTACGTTTGGAGTTTTTG GGAACATTACTGGCTTATTTCTCTTCTTGGCACCAGT GATTACTTTCAAGAGGGTGATTAAGAAGAGATCAACTGAGGAGTTTTCTGGAATACCTTATGTTATGACACTACTCAATTGCTTGCTCTCCACCTG gtATGGTCTGCCATTGGTATCACCAAACAATACACTGGTATCAATTATCAATGGCACAGGAGCAGGGCTTGAGGCAATCTATGTGCTTATTTTCCTCATCTTTGCGCCCAAGAGAGAAAAGGCCAAAATCTCTGGCCTATTGGCTCTGGTGCTCTCTATTTTCTCTGCAGTCGCTTTGGTATCTCTGCTTGCTCTTCACGCCCATGCCAGGAAAATCTTCTGTGGTTTTGCTGCTGCAATCTTTTCCATCATTATGTATGGCTCTCCTCTCTCTATCATG ATGATGGTGATTAGAACGAAAAGCGTGGAGTTTATGCCATTCTTCTTGTCGTTGTTCGTATTCCTGTGTGGTACTTCATGGTTCGTCTATGGACTCCTTGGCAAGGACCCTTTCATTGCA GTGCCAAACGGTGTGGGATCGATGTTGGGAATGGTGCAGCTGATGTTGTATGCTATATATCGTGGTAATAAAGGCGAAGGCAAGAAAGCTAATAATAGTGTGGAGATGGGGAATGGAAACAAAGTGAACGGTCAAGATGGAACTGCTTAA